A single genomic interval of Nonomuraea rubra harbors:
- a CDS encoding DinB family protein encodes MSGSRCELLRWQFEFTWSLFEYHLERLEPEDFLWEPSANCWTVRRDAEGVWEPDWAESEPDPVPVPTIAWVSWHIGWWWSVTIDHARGRVPRERSEVRWPGDGESAVAWLRGLREEWLAVLGRLGDADLDAAAAFPWPEESGHTAAQMVAWVNAELMKNVTEIGQLRLLRAAGPR; translated from the coding sequence ATGTCCGGATCGCGATGTGAGTTGCTGCGCTGGCAGTTCGAGTTCACCTGGTCACTGTTCGAGTACCACCTGGAGCGGCTGGAGCCGGAGGATTTCCTGTGGGAACCCTCCGCGAACTGCTGGACCGTGCGCCGTGACGCCGAGGGGGTGTGGGAGCCGGACTGGGCGGAGAGCGAGCCCGATCCCGTTCCCGTGCCGACGATCGCCTGGGTGAGCTGGCACATCGGGTGGTGGTGGAGCGTGACCATCGATCATGCGCGGGGGCGGGTTCCGCGGGAGAGGTCCGAGGTCAGGTGGCCGGGTGACGGGGAGAGTGCCGTCGCGTGGTTGCGCGGTCTGCGTGAGGAGTGGCTGGCGGTGCTGGGGCGGCTCGGCGACGCGGATCTGGATGCCGCGGCCGCGTTCCCGTGGCCGGAGGAGTCGGGGCACACCGCGGCGCAGATGGTCGCCTGGGTGAATGCCGAGCTGATGAAGAACGTCACGGAGATCGGTCAGCTGCGGCTGCTACGCGCCGCCGGACCTCGCTGA
- a CDS encoding endonuclease/exonuclease/phosphatase family protein: protein MRVATLNLWARHGSWSRRRQLLIDGLRDLDPDLVALQESVVTDDYDQVIDLLGPGYHVLHQEGGEADGTRASIASRWPPHRTWQTRLDVTARVDPSEFAGWVGLAEVPVPGSGGVPLLFVNHKPSFRLGHEHERELQAVRAARLIEEAIGDRNAVHVVVAGDFDAPPESAGVRFWAGLQSLEGMSVAYRDVWRWAHPNAPGHTFTPVNPLVRSGNWPLETGRRIDYLFVRCHGNGPTLRLVNCRQIFDRPVDGVWASDHFGLMADLEALP from the coding sequence ATGCGCGTCGCCACACTCAACCTCTGGGCCCGCCACGGCTCCTGGAGCAGGCGCAGGCAACTGCTGATCGACGGGTTGCGCGACCTGGACCCCGACCTCGTCGCCCTGCAGGAATCCGTCGTCACGGACGACTACGACCAGGTCATCGACCTGCTGGGCCCCGGCTACCACGTACTCCATCAGGAAGGCGGCGAGGCCGACGGCACCCGGGCCTCGATCGCCAGCCGCTGGCCCCCGCACCGGACCTGGCAGACGAGGCTGGACGTCACCGCCCGGGTGGACCCGTCGGAGTTCGCGGGATGGGTCGGGCTCGCCGAGGTACCGGTTCCCGGGTCGGGCGGAGTTCCGCTGCTGTTCGTCAACCACAAGCCCTCCTTCCGGCTCGGTCACGAGCACGAGCGCGAACTGCAGGCCGTCCGGGCGGCCAGGCTGATCGAAGAAGCCATCGGAGACCGGAACGCCGTGCACGTGGTGGTGGCGGGGGACTTCGACGCGCCGCCCGAGTCCGCCGGCGTGCGGTTCTGGGCGGGGCTGCAGTCCCTGGAGGGGATGAGCGTGGCCTACCGCGACGTGTGGCGATGGGCGCACCCGAACGCGCCCGGGCACACGTTCACGCCGGTCAACCCGCTGGTGCGGAGCGGGAACTGGCCCCTGGAGACGGGCCGCCGCATCGACTACCTCTTCGTACGGTGCCACGGCAACGGCCCGACGCTGCGGCTGGTGAACTGCCGCCAGATCTTCGACCGTCCGGTGGACGGCGTCTGGGCCAGCGACCACTTCGGCCTCATGGCCGACCTGGAGGCGCTGCCCTGA
- a CDS encoding transglycosylase domain-containing protein, with amino-acid sequence MSRRGTNILRLAAAGTAAGLVVAAIAVPAVGGAGLGFVTAAGEVDLKPLDLTEPPPAEVTIVRDAKGGEIARFYEEYREIVGFDEIAATMKTAIVAIEDFRFYEHGAIDIEGTLRALATNLQSGKVSQGGSSITQQYVKQVLLNSADTEEERNAAVEASYARKLNELRYAMGIEEKYTKDEILAKYLNIAYFGASAYGVEAAARRFFGVSAADLTLPQAATLAGAVQDPNATDPNLGRQQRERLLQRRNVVLDRMAELGRITEAEAAKAKATKLGYKGTRIPGGCESNEHPYFCLYVRHEILGNPDFGRTAKARLAMLNRGGLTITTTLDPAMQAAADRALKRYVHPSDAPVASQALVQPGTGAIKAMAASRRYGTNAAKNEISYNVVANTAHGGGIGFQPGSTFKTFTLITALQQGMKLDDGLAAGAGYRAPAYSTFKTCKGQNIGDPTHTVTNDEGSPGWKTLRTGTWDSVNTFFMELEERVGLCETVKTAKSLGIRRADGKKLQEYETFTLGINEADPVTVATAYAAIAARGTYCAPLAISRITDRDGRTTRYRPKCRQALDPGIADATAEVLSGVFTEGTMSGVGGLDRDAAGKTGTTDDYASAWFAGFTPDLAGAVSLGDPRGSQRHKLTGVTIGGRYYGSVQGASIPGPIWRDTMMSALRGVPATPFTAVDEARFGGCSENCRPDEKPEEGEATPEVTLPPEDVLE; translated from the coding sequence ATGTCGCGTCGGGGGACGAACATCCTGCGCCTGGCCGCCGCGGGCACGGCGGCGGGCCTGGTGGTGGCCGCGATCGCGGTCCCGGCGGTCGGGGGCGCCGGGCTCGGCTTCGTGACGGCGGCGGGCGAGGTGGACCTCAAGCCGCTCGACCTGACCGAGCCGCCGCCCGCGGAGGTCACCATCGTGCGGGACGCCAAGGGCGGCGAGATCGCCCGCTTCTACGAGGAGTACCGCGAGATCGTCGGCTTCGACGAGATCGCCGCCACGATGAAGACGGCGATCGTCGCGATCGAGGACTTCCGCTTCTACGAGCACGGGGCGATCGACATCGAGGGCACGCTGCGCGCGCTGGCCACGAACCTGCAGTCGGGCAAGGTGAGCCAGGGCGGGTCCAGCATCACCCAGCAGTACGTCAAGCAGGTGCTGCTCAACTCGGCCGACACCGAGGAGGAGCGGAACGCGGCCGTCGAGGCGAGCTACGCGCGCAAGCTCAACGAGCTGCGGTACGCGATGGGCATCGAGGAGAAATACACCAAGGACGAGATTCTCGCCAAATATCTGAACATCGCGTACTTCGGCGCCAGCGCGTACGGCGTGGAGGCGGCGGCCAGGCGCTTCTTCGGCGTCTCCGCGGCCGACCTCACCCTCCCCCAGGCCGCCACCCTGGCCGGCGCCGTCCAGGACCCGAACGCCACGGACCCGAACCTGGGCAGGCAGCAGCGCGAACGCCTGCTCCAACGCCGCAACGTCGTCCTGGACCGGATGGCCGAGCTGGGCAGGATCACCGAGGCCGAGGCGGCCAAGGCGAAGGCCACCAAGCTCGGCTACAAGGGCACCCGCATCCCGGGCGGCTGCGAGAGCAACGAGCACCCGTACTTCTGCCTCTACGTCCGCCACGAGATCCTCGGCAACCCGGACTTCGGCCGCACCGCCAAGGCCAGGCTCGCGATGCTCAACCGCGGCGGCCTGACGATCACGACCACGCTCGACCCGGCCATGCAGGCGGCGGCCGACCGGGCGCTCAAGCGGTACGTGCACCCGTCGGACGCCCCCGTCGCCTCCCAGGCCCTGGTCCAACCCGGCACCGGCGCGATCAAGGCGATGGCGGCCAGCAGGCGCTACGGCACGAACGCGGCGAAGAACGAGATCTCCTACAACGTCGTGGCGAACACCGCCCACGGCGGCGGCATCGGCTTCCAGCCCGGCTCCACGTTCAAGACGTTCACCCTGATCACGGCCCTGCAGCAGGGCATGAAGCTGGACGACGGCCTCGCGGCGGGCGCCGGCTACCGGGCGCCCGCGTACTCGACGTTCAAGACCTGCAAGGGCCAGAACATCGGCGACCCGACCCACACCGTCACCAACGACGAGGGCTCCCCCGGCTGGAAGACCCTCAGGACCGGCACGTGGGACTCGGTGAACACGTTCTTCATGGAGCTGGAGGAGCGGGTCGGCCTCTGCGAGACGGTCAAGACGGCCAAGTCGCTCGGCATCCGGCGCGCGGACGGCAAGAAGCTGCAGGAGTACGAGACGTTCACGCTCGGCATCAACGAGGCCGACCCCGTCACGGTCGCCACCGCGTACGCGGCGATCGCGGCCCGCGGCACGTACTGCGCCCCGCTGGCGATCAGCCGGATCACCGACCGCGACGGCAGGACCACCCGCTACCGCCCGAAATGCCGTCAGGCCCTGGACCCGGGCATCGCGGACGCGACCGCCGAGGTCCTGTCGGGCGTCTTCACCGAGGGCACGATGAGCGGCGTCGGCGGCCTCGACCGCGACGCGGCCGGCAAGACGGGCACCACGGACGACTACGCCTCGGCCTGGTTCGCCGGCTTCACCCCCGACCTGGCCGGCGCGGTGAGCCTGGGCGACCCGCGCGGCTCCCAGCGGCACAAGCTGACGGGGGTCACGATCGGCGGGCGCTACTACGGGTCGGTCCAGGGGGCCAGCATCCCCGGCCCCATCTGGCGCGACACGATGATGTCAGCCCTGCGCGGCGTGCCCGCCACGCCGTTCACGGCCGTCGACGAGGCCCGCTTCGGGGGCTGCTCGGAGAACTGCCGCCCCGACGAGAAGCCGGAGGAAGGCGAGGCCACCCCGGAGGTGACCCTGCCGCCCGAGGACGTCCTGGAGTAG
- a CDS encoding MFS transporter, with amino-acid sequence MPSEDRPAGILALIGGNRDFRRLLTAGLVSQTGDWAISTGLAYHVYTLTGSTLSTAIMLVVSQLPDVVLAPIAGMLADRWDRRRLLVVTDLLLAAGLLPLLAVREPGQVWIVYAVALWTGVLSTVLFPAQKALLPQVVPEEQLVRANALHGQSGQAARLVGAMAGGVAVGAGGLAAVVWIDVASFLLSALLLSGLRPPAGRALAAARAWALRVEPGTGPLVVYMVITGLGEGVFSTLAAPFVADVLGGRGDAYGLFLSVQAVGGIAGGLAVAAWLGNVPPRALLGWGTVVFGLADAVLFTYPVLLYPPGAAPALWPALVLIAVAGVPAAASMAGLMTLAQTRAPAGRTGAVFGVLVSARAATGLLGMALAGTLGDRAGIVPTLCLHAAGLVAAGLLALLLTRR; translated from the coding sequence ATGCCCTCGGAAGATCGCCCCGCCGGGATCCTGGCCCTGATCGGCGGCAACCGCGACTTCCGGCGGCTGCTCACGGCGGGCCTCGTCTCCCAGACCGGCGACTGGGCGATCAGCACCGGCCTGGCCTACCACGTCTACACGCTCACCGGCTCGACCCTGTCCACCGCGATCATGCTGGTCGTCTCGCAGCTCCCCGACGTCGTGCTCGCGCCCATCGCCGGGATGCTCGCCGACCGCTGGGACCGCCGCAGGCTGCTGGTCGTCACGGACCTGCTGCTCGCCGCCGGCCTGCTGCCGCTGCTGGCCGTGCGGGAGCCGGGCCAGGTGTGGATCGTGTACGCGGTCGCGCTGTGGACGGGGGTGCTCAGCACCGTGCTGTTCCCCGCCCAGAAGGCGCTGCTGCCGCAGGTCGTGCCCGAGGAGCAGCTCGTACGCGCCAACGCGCTGCACGGGCAGAGCGGCCAGGCGGCCCGGCTCGTGGGGGCGATGGCCGGCGGGGTCGCGGTCGGGGCGGGCGGGCTGGCGGCCGTCGTGTGGATCGACGTGGCCAGCTTCCTCCTGTCGGCCCTGCTCCTGTCGGGCCTGCGCCCGCCCGCCGGCCGCGCCCTCGCCGCCGCCCGGGCGTGGGCCCTGCGGGTGGAGCCGGGGACCGGGCCGCTGGTGGTCTACATGGTGATCACCGGGCTGGGCGAGGGCGTCTTCTCGACGCTGGCGGCGCCGTTCGTGGCGGACGTGCTGGGCGGGCGCGGGGACGCGTACGGGCTGTTCCTGTCGGTGCAGGCGGTCGGCGGGATCGCCGGCGGGCTGGCCGTGGCGGCCTGGCTGGGGAACGTGCCGCCGCGGGCGCTGCTGGGCTGGGGGACGGTGGTGTTCGGGCTGGCGGACGCGGTGCTGTTCACGTACCCGGTGCTGCTGTACCCGCCGGGCGCGGCGCCGGCGCTGTGGCCCGCGCTCGTGCTGATCGCCGTCGCCGGGGTGCCCGCCGCCGCCTCGATGGCCGGCCTCATGACGCTGGCGCAGACGCGCGCGCCCGCCGGCCGTACGGGGGCCGTCTTCGGCGTGCTCGTCAGCGCCCGCGCCGCCACCGGGCTGCTCGGGATGGCGCTCGCGGGTACGCTCGGCGACCGGGCCGGCATCGTGCCGACCCTGTGCCTGCACGCGGCGGGCCTCGTCGCCGCCGGCCTCCTGGCTTTGCTGCTCACCCGCCGCTGA
- a CDS encoding ABC transporter substrate-binding protein: MKSRYAVTVVAIAALLSACGVFRGDDQGSGGGAAAQAPGVTTEPCPSAVDSNKGCIYLGTISDLTAGPFAALAVPITDAQKAFWARVNKAGGIGGKYEVDVTRYVKDNKYNPEVHRQVYNEIKDQVLGLAQTLGSPTTAAIIGDLKANNIVAAPASWTSAWEFEDVIIETGSNYCVEAMNSVDYAVDTYQVKSVMAVHLAGDYGADAAAGAKAAAERSGLTFTNVETPTGATEQGRAITEITKNKPDLVILTTGPADAATIVGQSAAAGYKGRFIGTGPTWNPALLQSPAAPALKALYEQSAPGKPWDADTPGHKAMRDALPGVTPNDGYTSGWAWAYPMKAALDAMVAGGNVSRSGLLAAVKTLRTVDYEGMLPAEAGNFADPSAVFRQTLINKVDEKATTGVTMVKDFFTGPTAQAYTFDGPCFSKL, from the coding sequence ATGAAGAGTCGCTATGCCGTAACCGTTGTCGCCATAGCGGCCCTTCTGTCCGCATGCGGCGTCTTCCGGGGGGACGACCAAGGCAGTGGAGGCGGCGCCGCCGCCCAGGCTCCAGGTGTCACCACCGAGCCCTGCCCGTCCGCCGTGGACAGCAACAAGGGCTGCATCTACCTCGGCACCATCTCCGACCTCACCGCCGGCCCCTTCGCCGCGCTCGCCGTCCCCATCACCGACGCCCAGAAGGCCTTCTGGGCCCGCGTCAACAAGGCGGGCGGCATCGGCGGCAAGTACGAGGTGGACGTCACCCGGTACGTCAAGGACAACAAGTACAACCCGGAGGTGCACCGGCAGGTCTACAACGAGATCAAGGACCAGGTGCTCGGACTCGCCCAGACCCTCGGCTCGCCCACGACCGCCGCCATCATCGGCGACCTCAAGGCCAACAACATCGTCGCCGCCCCGGCGTCGTGGACCTCGGCCTGGGAGTTCGAGGACGTCATCATCGAGACCGGGTCGAACTACTGCGTGGAGGCGATGAACTCGGTCGACTACGCGGTGGACACGTACCAGGTGAAATCCGTCATGGCCGTCCACCTGGCAGGCGACTACGGCGCGGACGCCGCGGCCGGCGCCAAGGCGGCCGCGGAGCGCAGCGGCCTGACCTTCACCAACGTCGAAACCCCGACAGGCGCCACCGAGCAGGGCCGCGCCATCACCGAGATCACCAAGAACAAGCCCGACCTCGTCATCCTGACCACCGGCCCCGCGGACGCCGCCACGATCGTCGGCCAGTCGGCCGCGGCCGGGTACAAGGGCCGCTTCATCGGTACCGGCCCGACCTGGAACCCCGCCCTGCTGCAGTCGCCCGCCGCCCCCGCCCTGAAGGCGCTGTACGAGCAGTCGGCCCCCGGCAAGCCCTGGGACGCCGACACCCCCGGCCACAAGGCCATGCGGGACGCGCTGCCCGGCGTCACCCCGAACGACGGCTACACGTCGGGGTGGGCGTGGGCGTACCCCATGAAGGCGGCCCTGGACGCGATGGTGGCCGGCGGGAACGTGAGCAGGAGCGGCCTGCTGGCGGCGGTGAAGACACTGAGGACGGTGGACTACGAGGGCATGCTGCCGGCGGAGGCGGGCAACTTCGCTGACCCGTCGGCGGTCTTCCGGCAGACCTTGATCAACAAGGTGGATGAGAAGGCGACGACGGGTGTCACCATGGTCAAGGACTTCTTCACGGGACCGACGGCCCAGGCCTACACCTTCGACGGCCCCTGCTTCTCCAAGCTCTAG
- a CDS encoding cyclase family protein, translated as MPTQDDVLAYFDTLSNWGRWGDDDELGTLNHITDDVRLAAARAVRHGRSVSCAWEVAVPEDMERSTTSCPCAADMPGAENMPVATFHNDRRWGFSSERLGLTFHGNTLTHLDSPCHIFWDGTMYNGRSHSLVDPATGSAWGAVTAAANGIVTRGVLLDIASVRDVPWLEPGQGVFPDDLEEAERRQGVRVRRGDAVLLRTGYGRVRHEAGAAGGFTQAGWHASCLPWLHERGVALIGADTPQDVQPSGYEDVLMPVHAVSLVAMGLWMLDNCDLEACAATAAELGQWDFHLAVAPVRFAGTSGSPVNPIATF; from the coding sequence ATGCCCACACAGGACGACGTGCTCGCGTACTTCGACACGCTGTCGAACTGGGGACGGTGGGGCGACGACGACGAGCTCGGCACTCTGAACCACATCACCGACGACGTCCGCCTGGCGGCGGCGCGCGCCGTGCGCCACGGCAGGAGCGTGTCGTGCGCGTGGGAGGTCGCCGTACCGGAGGACATGGAACGGTCGACGACGTCCTGCCCGTGCGCCGCCGACATGCCGGGTGCCGAGAACATGCCGGTGGCCACGTTCCACAACGACCGGCGCTGGGGATTCTCGTCCGAACGGCTCGGCCTCACCTTCCACGGCAACACCCTCACCCACCTCGACTCGCCCTGCCACATCTTCTGGGACGGCACGATGTACAACGGGCGGTCGCACTCGCTGGTCGACCCGGCGACGGGATCGGCGTGGGGTGCCGTCACGGCGGCGGCGAACGGGATCGTCACGCGCGGTGTCCTGCTGGACATCGCGAGCGTCCGCGACGTGCCGTGGCTGGAGCCGGGGCAGGGCGTGTTCCCCGACGACCTTGAGGAGGCCGAGCGTCGCCAGGGTGTGCGGGTGCGCCGCGGCGATGCGGTACTCCTGCGGACCGGCTACGGCCGCGTCCGGCACGAGGCCGGCGCGGCCGGCGGTTTCACGCAGGCCGGCTGGCACGCGTCCTGCCTGCCGTGGCTGCACGAACGGGGGGTCGCGCTGATCGGCGCCGACACCCCGCAGGACGTTCAGCCGTCGGGGTACGAGGACGTGTTGATGCCGGTCCACGCCGTGAGCCTCGTCGCGATGGGTCTGTGGATGCTGGACAACTGCGACCTGGAGGCGTGCGCGGCGACGGCCGCCGAGCTCGGCCAGTGGGACTTCCACCTCGCGGTCGCACCGGTCCGCTTCGCCGGCACGTCCGGCAGCCCGGTCAACCCGATCGCCACCTTCTGA
- a CDS encoding branched-chain amino acid ABC transporter permease has translation MTETRTSAGAPPDIPTGRSRRVRGRPLLYTSYAQDMALLDTPAKKVSTGLLVLVAFALAVLLQDRSLEVLAGAYVLAIGAIGLNIVTGYAGQVSLGHAFFVAIGAYTAAALSGPVDGENLGYGVAELWIWLPAAGLVAAAAGVLVAPLATRLRGLYLAVVTLGLVFLGEHVFKEWQELTGGPGVGREAAIPQLFGVRLDQDGPLGTKEQLLYTLMLALLIGFAVAARNLARSRIGRAFAAIRDRDIAAAVIGVPLTRYKVLAFGISSFYAGCAGGLLYTISGYVEPGSFNLLLSVQFIAMVLIGGVATVSGAIAGALFISLLQPVTRSLPALVPFISGDTTQTPNVFQVETVLYGLLIVLFLIFEPRGLFGLWIRVRNYWKSWPFSY, from the coding sequence CCGGTCCCGGCGGGTGCGCGGCCGGCCGCTGCTCTACACCTCCTACGCCCAGGACATGGCGCTGCTCGACACGCCCGCCAAGAAGGTCTCGACGGGGCTGCTGGTGCTGGTCGCGTTCGCGCTGGCGGTGCTGCTGCAGGACCGGTCGCTGGAGGTGCTGGCGGGGGCGTACGTGCTGGCCATCGGGGCGATCGGGCTCAACATCGTCACCGGGTACGCCGGGCAGGTGTCGCTCGGGCACGCGTTCTTCGTCGCGATCGGCGCGTACACGGCCGCGGCGCTCTCCGGCCCTGTGGACGGTGAAAACCTCGGCTACGGCGTCGCCGAGCTGTGGATCTGGCTGCCCGCCGCCGGCCTGGTCGCCGCCGCGGCCGGGGTGCTGGTCGCGCCGCTGGCCACCCGGCTGCGCGGCCTCTACCTGGCCGTCGTCACGCTCGGGCTGGTCTTCCTGGGCGAGCACGTCTTCAAGGAGTGGCAGGAGCTGACCGGCGGGCCGGGAGTCGGCAGGGAAGCGGCGATCCCGCAGCTCTTCGGCGTACGGCTGGACCAGGACGGGCCGCTCGGCACCAAGGAGCAGCTCCTCTACACGCTCATGCTGGCGCTGCTCATCGGCTTCGCCGTGGCCGCCCGCAACCTGGCGCGCTCCCGCATCGGCCGCGCCTTCGCCGCCATCCGCGACCGCGACATCGCCGCCGCCGTCATCGGGGTGCCGCTCACCCGCTACAAGGTGCTCGCGTTCGGCATCTCCTCGTTCTACGCCGGATGCGCGGGCGGGCTGCTCTACACCATCTCCGGGTACGTCGAGCCGGGGTCGTTCAACCTGCTGCTGTCGGTGCAGTTCATCGCGATGGTGCTGATCGGCGGGGTGGCGACGGTGTCGGGGGCCATCGCGGGGGCGCTGTTCATCTCGCTGCTGCAGCCCGTGACCAGGTCGCTGCCGGCGCTCGTGCCGTTCATCAGCGGGGACACCACGCAGACGCCGAACGTGTTCCAGGTCGAGACCGTCCTGTACGGGCTGCTGATCGTGCTGTTCCTCATCTTCGAGCCACGGGGCCTGTTCGGCCTGTGGATCAGGGTCCGCAACTACTGGAAGTCGTGGCCTTTCTCGTACTAG
- a CDS encoding alpha/beta fold hydrolase, whose amino-acid sequence MSQTHRLVAVPGGRIHVVEQGSGPLVLLVHGFPESWYSWRHQLPALAAAGFRAAAIDVRGYGRSSAPAGVADYRMLAHVADNAAVVRGLGESSAVIVGHDWGSSIAANSALLRPDLFRAVGLLSVPYAPRGPHRPTAAFAAMGGEEEFYVGYFQAEGRAEAEIEPDVRGWLAGFYTALSAEGKGAYFVPEGGRLRDRFPRDTLPSWLTEADLDVYAGEFERTGLTGALNRYRNVDRDWEDLAAWDGAPITQPALFVGGALDASTTWMAGAIEAFPETMPGLAGVHLLEGCGHWVQQERPGEVNRLVIDWLRRVTAGG is encoded by the coding sequence ATGTCGCAGACCCATCGCCTGGTCGCGGTGCCGGGAGGCCGGATCCACGTGGTCGAGCAGGGCAGCGGGCCGCTGGTCCTGCTGGTCCACGGTTTTCCCGAGTCGTGGTACTCCTGGCGCCACCAGCTGCCCGCCCTGGCCGCGGCCGGGTTCCGGGCGGCGGCCATCGACGTGCGCGGCTACGGCCGCTCCTCCGCGCCCGCCGGCGTGGCGGACTACCGGATGCTGGCCCACGTCGCCGACAACGCCGCCGTCGTCCGCGGGCTGGGCGAGAGCTCGGCCGTGATCGTCGGCCACGACTGGGGCTCCTCGATCGCCGCGAACAGCGCCCTGCTCAGGCCCGACCTGTTCCGGGCCGTCGGCCTGCTGAGCGTGCCGTACGCGCCGCGCGGCCCGCACCGCCCCACCGCCGCCTTCGCCGCGATGGGCGGCGAGGAGGAGTTCTACGTCGGCTACTTCCAGGCCGAGGGCCGCGCGGAGGCCGAGATCGAGCCCGACGTGCGCGGCTGGCTGGCCGGCTTCTACACCGCCCTGTCGGCGGAGGGGAAGGGCGCCTACTTCGTGCCGGAGGGCGGCCGGCTGCGCGACCGCTTCCCCAGGGACACCCTGCCGTCCTGGCTGACGGAGGCCGACCTGGACGTGTACGCGGGCGAGTTCGAGCGGACCGGCCTGACCGGCGCGCTGAACCGCTACCGCAACGTGGACCGGGACTGGGAGGACCTGGCGGCCTGGGACGGCGCGCCGATCACGCAGCCCGCGCTGTTCGTCGGCGGGGCGCTGGACGCCAGCACCACCTGGATGGCCGGCGCCATCGAGGCGTTCCCCGAGACCATGCCCGGCCTGGCCGGCGTGCACCTGCTGGAGGGCTGCGGCCACTGGGTGCAGCAGGAACGGCCCGGGGAGGTCAACCGATTGGTGATCGACTGGTTGCGCCGAGTGACCGCAGGCGGGTGA
- the bla gene encoding class A beta-lactamase translates to MRHLRSRAALQAAALTLTLVAGGTLATGTASAAVTDTVTRHVTLPGAAQVKKELRALEASFKGRIGAYAIDTATGKTVGYRSGERFPLLSTFKAPLCAAALHRARTSEPGLMERVVKWTEADLKPNSPVTEKHVEDGLSVAKLCEATITESDNTAANMILKQIGGPAGLTRYFRSLKDPISRLDRYETELNDWTPKEKRDTTTPAAIARDLRLLTAGNALQAKDREQLNAWLIANKTGDARIRKGLPTTWKIGDKTGTNAEIGGANDIAVVWPSGKGAPIILAVYTHRTVAATDDAVVAKTATILARGLGRL, encoded by the coding sequence ATGCGACACCTCCGCTCCCGGGCCGCCCTCCAGGCCGCCGCGCTGACCCTCACCCTGGTGGCGGGCGGCACGCTCGCCACCGGCACCGCCTCCGCCGCAGTGACCGACACGGTGACCCGGCACGTGACGTTGCCGGGCGCGGCCCAGGTCAAGAAGGAGCTGCGCGCGCTGGAGGCGTCCTTCAAGGGCCGCATCGGCGCGTACGCCATCGACACCGCGACCGGCAAGACCGTCGGATACCGCTCGGGCGAGCGTTTCCCGCTGCTGTCCACGTTCAAGGCGCCGCTGTGCGCGGCCGCGCTGCACAGGGCCCGCACCTCCGAGCCCGGCCTGATGGAGAGGGTCGTCAAGTGGACGGAGGCGGACCTCAAGCCCAACTCCCCCGTCACGGAGAAGCACGTCGAGGACGGCCTGAGCGTCGCCAAGCTGTGCGAGGCGACCATCACCGAGAGCGACAACACCGCGGCCAACATGATCCTCAAGCAGATCGGCGGGCCCGCGGGGCTGACGAGGTACTTCCGCTCCCTCAAGGACCCGATCTCCCGGCTCGACCGCTACGAGACCGAGCTGAACGACTGGACCCCCAAGGAGAAGCGCGACACCACCACGCCCGCGGCCATCGCCCGTGACCTGCGCCTGCTCACTGCGGGCAACGCGCTGCAGGCCAAGGACCGCGAGCAGCTCAACGCCTGGCTGATCGCGAACAAGACCGGCGACGCCCGCATCCGCAAGGGCCTGCCCACGACCTGGAAGATCGGCGACAAGACCGGCACGAACGCCGAGATCGGCGGCGCCAACGACATCGCCGTCGTCTGGCCGTCCGGCAAGGGCGCCCCCATCATCCTGGCCGTCTACACCCACCGCACGGTCGCCGCCACGGACGACGCGGTCGTCGCCAAGACCGCCACGATCCTGGCCCGCGGGCTCGGCAGGCTCTGA
- a CDS encoding GntR family transcriptional regulator, which produces MLPTEPAVRGSASLFLSEAQRQGLKAGRRMLYVGLEAASEQVAACLRVEVGADVVARRKMMTANDVPVRIATSYFRADLFGGTRLGEPGFVRPSLQAAIVDLGHAFGRAEESLIARPPTGFERETLELDPGEWVVQVLRASYSTTDTPVHVLETICAASRHVFSIAQVPGHDEF; this is translated from the coding sequence ATGTTGCCGACGGAGCCCGCCGTCCGGGGGTCGGCGTCGTTGTTCCTGTCGGAGGCGCAGCGTCAGGGGCTCAAGGCCGGACGCCGGATGTTGTACGTGGGGCTGGAGGCGGCCAGTGAGCAGGTCGCGGCCTGCCTGCGGGTCGAGGTGGGGGCGGACGTCGTGGCGCGGCGCAAGATGATGACCGCGAACGACGTTCCCGTGCGCATCGCGACGAGTTACTTCCGCGCCGACCTGTTCGGCGGGACGCGGCTCGGCGAGCCCGGGTTCGTGCGGCCGTCGCTCCAGGCCGCGATCGTCGACCTCGGGCACGCGTTCGGGCGTGCGGAGGAGAGCCTGATCGCCCGGCCGCCGACGGGGTTCGAGCGGGAGACGCTGGAGCTCGATCCGGGGGAGTGGGTCGTTCAGGTGCTGCGGGCGAGCTATTCCACTACGGACACCCCTGTTCACGTCCTCGAGACGATCTGCGCCGCGAGCCGGCACGTCTTCTCCATCGCACAGGTCCCGGGTCACGACGAGTTCTGA